The Aureispira anguillae genome contains a region encoding:
- a CDS encoding T9SS type B sorting domain-containing protein, whose product MKQIYKQLLLFVLLLGSHHALFAQSDSCYNATSFCDSVNQYAATVNGPTAPAGNNYDCLSTQPNPTFFTLTVSQSGSIDITLQNTAGVDIDFILWGPYADLQTAQSFCGNLGNGPASSGNLPDTCSYSSAAVEYVRVSNAVAGSVYILMITNFSNQPTNISSTSNTGSGNIACPCDLNYTLDTLPFPVNYGFLTDTTNGSGQYVVCPGDQLGLQINVGGNPTDTLQLYAPYTTINNAFPGASIFTVPGLNHDTISIGATFTPTQADVGTHHFDIAVQSTTPTNLCQEVIPIEVIVPGINLRDTTICSGDSILIPIDTFPTTYVGFSHYQWTQIGGTPATISNDTLAQPSISAPPLAAGVSYDSIVLEVQFNYGGCATIDTVTIIVIGIPDPSFTYPNATYCQQSSNPTAIITGTPGGTFSSNTGVVFANTSTGEIDVANTPTGNHNIFYELSSPGGQCDARDTFNLNMIGITTFNATSNQYFICPNEPNTLQLGLTVTYSGTTPGSPSYSWSPTSALNNPNIQNPIATLITPDTFVVSYNDGVCDVQIDTVEISAPYPAVIAPTSDIVLCNGNSAQIGAAVAAGPGGQSFCYNNAATTIATEDTTYFTINVTGVAPAVINGSLLASLNTLLGIDINSLAHVTAHLIAPSGESAMLVNRRGGLYEVLDSVVFSTAAGNLSTATMPFFPPPPPASQAITGNYFPEGGVAGFNSLLGATSNGTWTLMLIHFNGGVGTGTGTLNDWCLNFQDLSAASFQWSPNNATISCVQCDSPTVNPVVNTTYSVVATNLFGCRDTADVDVVIDTALPSPVLSCGAATISSVTFDWVPVFGAAGYVVSVDGGAPQILGANISTHQVTGLSAGQCVTFVIYPQSGNTCADGAPDTIVCCAANCGIIDPVTIAASGPTTFCVGQSVTLDAGAGFNHYQWSTAATDTNQTVVVSSTQLVSVTTTDNNGCIDTGSVLITVVPGPTPSITASGSTTLCSGDTVFLDAGAGYAVYAWSPTGASQTIAATTTGTHIVTVTDAVGCIGVDSMTVTVGTPLLAPTVGTNLSCNGVSPADGSAVVTASGSFPAYTYLWTDGQNTATATGLGTGVACVTVTDANSCTVSTCVTISEPSAVSVTTTQVNVTCFNGTDGTATAVGSGGTGTHTFSWSNGQNTATATGLGAGLHCVTVTDASGCTADTCITITQPAVTVTSNAVVSSSYPNGSPISCGGTCDGEATASGSGGTPSVSGYLYSWSTTPVQNTAIATGLCVGIYTVTVTDSVGCSSLSSVTLTEPAPVTVTIGSTVHPSCHSASDGQAVATASGGAGGYSYAWNTVPMQLTDTATALADGIYTVTATDANGCTGTESVTITEPSAVTATTSISSNYNGASISCNGACDGALTAVGTGGTGAHTYVWSDGQTNAIATGLCAGAYTVTVLDANGCSATSTLTITEPSAVTATSSSTDALCFGASDGTATAVGAGGTGAFSYSWSTSPVQNTAIATGLNASTGVYTATVSDANGCSALTSVTISEPSLITATISTVAVNCHGGNDGTATATVGGGTPGVPAYLYNWGVGNSALATSHGQSAGSYIVTITDGNGCSITESYTISEPSAMSFTVGSVAASCHGASDGTASINVSGGVGGFTYTWNNGQNTATATGLPAGMHCVTATDGNGCTVDTCIQVDQPAGFSNINFSTIDVSCFGGSNGQATISLSGGIQPYSFVWSNGQNGNMATGLTATTHSVTVTDANGCTVTANVVINEPTALQLNFDVDSVQCKNGSDGQIEALVTGGTFPYTYQWDAATGNQNTAIANGLTIGTYSVVVTDFNGCTITASATVSEPQTVLTAAIINQSNPSCHNSCDGMIEVDAQGATPNYTYQWNNGQTSSIATGVCAGVHTVTITDANGCSITAGSVLTEPSAISLIPQVLSNYNGAAISCPGEADGSVGVTAAGGNGGFSYIWSPAGQNTATINGLVEGTYCVTVTDVAGCQADTCISIVDPVPLAATFSQVDVLCHGDANGQILVNATPGTGTLGVNGYEYKITGPGQSGNVYSAINVYNNLAAGSYVVFVRDGNNCEISLPIAIAEPAPVLIDSVVITDALCFGAADGTAMAHASGGTGTYTYRWSDAQVTNPATGLAKGLYTVTVTDANGCDRVEVFNVGEPTALTGNITANPIPCFGGTTTATASGSGGTPIALTSYVYNWSNGSTSATTIGLTAGVHCVTITDANACSFVTCVTLTQPSTALTASISAQTDATCHGSATGTATAQGNGGTSPYTYQWDAAAANQTSQTAIGLAAGIYTVVVTDSNNCTNSTTVTISEPSLLTAAITATTNATCNGVGTGTATVAGTGGVPTYTYLWADGQTNATATGLVGGSHPVTLTDANGCTAIATAIITEPTAVDITAIFTTPVACKGGATGSATLSIQGGTPTSGYTFQWSGAPGQNSITATGLSAGVHTVTATDANGCFDVDTFTISEPALGLTGYLTTTDALCFGAASGEIAAVITGGTGSNYTFAWNSSPSQHTVVADSLAAGNYTVTVTDSLGCTLTLTGTVGEPSQLVVTAGVQQDVTCFGGDNGIATVLTTNGGVPTYSYVWTDPSGQVSTTATNLSAGPVTVVATDANMCTASATVTITEATPITVTENVSPVSCHGLTDGSIDILTSNKVLVGYNWSNGFIGNPNNGLAAGVYELTVTDATFCTESFSYTITEPSAINLDIQQTTAILCHGADNATAQVTPTGGSPAYTANWSHGASSSRVTDLAPGLYTVTITDSRGCMADTSITIEEPEALTITGTTAGTFCAGDQTGVLTAIGAGGTVLSGLLEYSIDGTTWQNGNIFSGLSAGIYTLSVKDENGCVVDTALVVEDADPFFISSMTGNTTIEYLDSLTIEATLNDTTGVLYSWTQITGVMGVVTDSSYSFDIAPAEAVQYEFTATNANGCTVDSIVIIDVEKPRRANAATGFTPNGDGVNDYFFIQGGEKIQEVVLFRVYDRWGELVFEGNSLDPNIATQGWDGIFRGQPASSGTYSWYADVLFKDGKTTQIKGNVVLLR is encoded by the coding sequence ATGAAACAGATATACAAGCAACTCCTACTGTTTGTCTTATTATTAGGATCGCATCATGCTTTGTTTGCGCAAAGTGACTCCTGTTATAATGCAACCTCTTTCTGTGATAGTGTTAATCAGTATGCTGCAACCGTTAATGGACCTACAGCACCTGCTGGAAATAATTATGACTGTCTATCAACCCAGCCCAACCCAACTTTCTTTACCTTAACAGTTTCCCAATCAGGGTCAATTGACATCACGCTTCAGAATACAGCAGGGGTTGATATTGATTTTATTTTGTGGGGTCCCTATGCCGATTTACAAACTGCTCAAAGTTTTTGTGGCAATTTGGGGAATGGACCTGCTTCTAGCGGTAATCTACCAGACACCTGTAGTTACTCTAGTGCAGCCGTAGAATATGTACGAGTATCCAATGCCGTGGCTGGTTCTGTATATATTTTGATGATTACCAATTTTTCTAATCAACCCACGAACATATCAAGTACGTCCAATACAGGAAGTGGTAATATTGCTTGTCCTTGTGACCTAAATTATACCTTAGATACCCTGCCCTTCCCTGTTAACTATGGTTTTTTGACCGATACAACAAATGGCTCAGGGCAATATGTGGTCTGCCCTGGTGATCAATTAGGACTACAGATCAATGTTGGGGGAAATCCCACCGACACTTTACAATTATATGCACCTTATACCACCATTAACAATGCGTTCCCTGGAGCTTCTATTTTTACAGTACCAGGTCTTAATCATGATACCATAAGTATTGGTGCTACATTTACCCCTACCCAAGCGGATGTAGGAACACATCATTTTGACATCGCTGTTCAATCTACGACGCCTACCAATCTTTGTCAAGAAGTTATTCCTATTGAGGTGATTGTCCCTGGAATTAACCTAAGGGATACAACCATTTGTTCTGGTGACAGTATTCTAATACCAATCGATACTTTTCCAACAACCTATGTAGGTTTTTCTCATTATCAATGGACTCAAATTGGTGGTACTCCCGCAACAATATCGAACGATACACTTGCTCAACCTAGCATATCAGCTCCGCCTTTAGCAGCAGGAGTTTCTTATGATTCTATTGTATTAGAAGTCCAATTTAATTATGGAGGTTGTGCTACAATTGATACCGTTACCATCATCGTAATCGGTATCCCTGATCCTTCTTTTACTTATCCCAATGCGACCTATTGCCAACAAAGTTCTAACCCAACAGCAATTATTACGGGTACACCTGGCGGAACCTTTTCTTCTAATACAGGGGTCGTTTTTGCCAATACCAGTACGGGAGAAATCGATGTTGCCAATACCCCTACAGGTAATCATAATATCTTTTATGAATTATCTAGCCCTGGTGGGCAATGTGATGCACGAGATACTTTTAATTTGAATATGATTGGGATTACAACATTTAATGCTACATCTAACCAATACTTTATTTGTCCTAATGAACCCAATACACTACAACTAGGTTTAACGGTAACTTATAGTGGAACAACCCCAGGCAGTCCAAGCTATTCTTGGTCTCCTACTTCAGCATTAAACAACCCTAATATTCAAAATCCAATAGCTACTTTAATAACTCCTGACACCTTTGTTGTTAGCTATAACGATGGGGTTTGTGATGTCCAAATAGACACGGTAGAGATAAGTGCCCCTTATCCAGCAGTGATTGCCCCGACATCTGATATTGTGCTGTGTAATGGAAATTCCGCTCAGATAGGTGCTGCTGTAGCAGCTGGACCAGGGGGACAAAGTTTCTGTTATAACAATGCAGCAACAACTATTGCTACAGAGGATACGACTTATTTTACGATAAATGTAACAGGAGTTGCTCCTGCTGTAATAAATGGATCTCTTTTAGCTTCATTAAATACGTTATTGGGGATTGATATTAACTCCTTAGCGCATGTTACGGCACATCTAATTGCGCCTAGTGGTGAATCTGCAATGTTAGTTAATCGTCGTGGTGGATTGTATGAGGTATTGGATAGTGTGGTCTTTTCGACAGCTGCAGGAAATCTATCTACTGCAACTATGCCCTTTTTCCCACCACCTCCTCCAGCATCTCAAGCTATAACAGGAAATTACTTTCCAGAAGGAGGCGTTGCTGGTTTCAACTCTTTGTTGGGTGCAACGAGTAACGGTACTTGGACTTTGATGCTTATTCATTTTAATGGAGGGGTAGGAACTGGAACGGGGACCTTGAACGACTGGTGTTTAAATTTCCAAGATTTATCGGCAGCAAGCTTTCAATGGTCACCGAATAATGCGACGATTAGTTGTGTACAATGCGACAGTCCAACGGTAAATCCAGTGGTGAATACAACTTATAGTGTGGTAGCGACCAACCTATTTGGCTGTAGAGATACCGCAGATGTAGATGTTGTAATTGACACGGCGCTACCTTCACCAGTATTGAGTTGTGGAGCAGCAACAATAAGTTCTGTTACATTTGATTGGGTTCCTGTATTTGGAGCAGCGGGTTATGTAGTAAGTGTAGATGGAGGCGCTCCACAAATACTAGGAGCCAATATAAGCACGCATCAAGTAACAGGCTTGTCAGCAGGACAATGTGTTACCTTTGTAATCTACCCTCAATCTGGCAATACTTGTGCCGATGGAGCACCCGACACCATAGTTTGTTGTGCGGCAAATTGTGGGATAATTGATCCTGTAACTATAGCAGCGAGCGGACCAACAACCTTCTGTGTGGGTCAGTCCGTGACCTTAGATGCAGGAGCAGGCTTTAACCATTATCAATGGTCAACAGCAGCCACCGATACCAACCAAACCGTAGTGGTAAGCAGTACACAATTAGTAAGTGTTACAACAACGGATAACAATGGTTGTATAGATACTGGTTCGGTACTAATAACAGTAGTACCAGGACCAACACCAAGTATAACAGCAAGTGGTTCGACAACCTTGTGTTCAGGCGATACCGTATTCTTAGATGCAGGAGCGGGTTATGCCGTTTATGCTTGGAGCCCAACAGGCGCAAGTCAAACAATAGCAGCGACAACAACAGGAACGCATATTGTAACGGTAACGGATGCTGTGGGTTGTATTGGAGTAGATAGTATGACGGTAACCGTAGGAACTCCACTCTTAGCTCCAACCGTAGGCACGAACTTATCGTGTAATGGGGTGAGTCCAGCAGATGGCTCAGCAGTAGTAACGGCATCGGGAAGTTTCCCTGCCTATACTTACCTTTGGACAGATGGGCAAAACACAGCCACAGCAACAGGTTTAGGAACAGGCGTAGCTTGTGTAACCGTAACGGATGCCAATTCCTGTACTGTGAGTACTTGTGTAACAATCAGTGAACCCAGTGCCGTAAGTGTCACCACTACTCAGGTAAATGTCACCTGTTTTAACGGTACCGATGGAACGGCAACTGCCGTAGGAAGTGGAGGAACAGGCACACATACCTTCAGTTGGTCAAATGGACAAAATACAGCGACAGCAACAGGCTTAGGAGCAGGGTTACATTGTGTAACGGTAACGGATGCATCAGGCTGTACAGCGGATACTTGTATCACGATTACACAACCAGCAGTAACGGTCACTTCGAATGCCGTAGTAAGTTCTAGCTATCCGAATGGTTCTCCAATTAGTTGTGGAGGAACCTGTGATGGAGAAGCAACGGCATCAGGCTCAGGAGGAACCCCTTCTGTGAGTGGTTATCTCTACAGTTGGAGTACCACTCCAGTACAAAATACCGCCATTGCCACAGGTTTATGTGTAGGAATCTATACCGTAACGGTAACAGATAGTGTAGGCTGTAGCTCACTCTCTAGTGTAACGTTAACCGAACCTGCCCCTGTAACGGTAACAATTGGTAGCACCGTACATCCAAGCTGTCATAGTGCCTCCGATGGTCAGGCAGTAGCAACCGCCAGTGGTGGAGCAGGAGGATATAGCTATGCATGGAATACCGTTCCAATGCAATTAACAGATACTGCCACTGCCTTAGCAGATGGAATTTATACCGTAACGGCAACCGATGCGAATGGTTGTACAGGAACCGAGTCTGTAACGATAACCGAACCCAGTGCCGTAACCGCAACAACTAGCATTAGTTCTAACTATAATGGAGCCTCAATTAGTTGTAATGGGGCTTGTGATGGAGCATTAACAGCCGTGGGTACGGGAGGAACAGGAGCACATACTTACGTATGGTCAGATGGACAAACCAATGCCATCGCAACGGGCTTATGTGCAGGAGCTTATACCGTAACGGTATTAGATGCGAATGGCTGTAGTGCTACTTCCACTTTAACAATAACGGAACCTTCAGCAGTAACCGCTACGAGTAGTAGTACAGATGCCTTGTGTTTTGGTGCTTCCGATGGAACGGCAACAGCCGTAGGTGCTGGTGGTACAGGAGCCTTTAGTTATAGCTGGAGTACTAGTCCTGTCCAAAACACAGCAATAGCAACAGGCTTAAATGCAAGCACAGGCGTCTATACCGCAACGGTAAGTGATGCGAATGGCTGTAGTGCCTTAACCAGTGTAACGATCAGTGAACCTTCTCTCATAACCGCAACCATTTCAACCGTAGCGGTCAATTGTCACGGTGGAAATGATGGAACCGCTACTGCAACAGTAGGAGGCGGAACTCCAGGAGTACCTGCTTATCTGTACAATTGGGGCGTTGGTAACTCTGCCTTAGCAACGAGTCATGGACAAAGTGCAGGTTCTTATATCGTAACCATAACAGATGGAAACGGTTGTTCAATCACAGAAAGTTATACGATAAGCGAACCTTCTGCCATGAGCTTTACCGTTGGCAGTGTGGCAGCAAGTTGTCATGGTGCTTCAGATGGAACAGCAAGCATCAACGTAAGTGGTGGAGTAGGTGGATTTACTTATACTTGGAATAATGGACAAAATACCGCTACTGCAACGGGCTTGCCCGCAGGGATGCATTGTGTCACAGCAACCGATGGAAACGGTTGTACGGTAGATACTTGCATTCAGGTGGATCAACCAGCAGGATTTAGCAATATTAACTTTAGTACAATCGATGTGAGTTGTTTTGGAGGCTCCAATGGTCAAGCAACAATTAGTTTGAGTGGTGGTATCCAACCTTATAGCTTTGTCTGGAGCAATGGACAAAATGGCAATATGGCAACGGGCTTAACAGCAACAACGCATAGTGTAACAGTAACGGATGCTAATGGTTGTACCGTGACTGCCAATGTAGTGATCAACGAACCGACTGCCTTACAATTGAACTTTGATGTCGATTCCGTACAATGTAAAAATGGTAGTGATGGGCAAATCGAAGCCTTAGTAACAGGAGGCACCTTCCCGTATACTTATCAATGGGATGCCGCTACGGGCAACCAAAATACCGCCATTGCCAATGGACTAACAATCGGAACCTATAGTGTAGTCGTAACGGACTTTAATGGCTGTACCATTACCGCAAGTGCTACGGTATCGGAACCACAAACGGTATTAACAGCAGCAATTATCAATCAAAGTAATCCATCTTGTCACAACAGTTGTGATGGAATGATAGAGGTAGATGCACAAGGAGCAACGCCAAATTATACCTATCAATGGAACAATGGGCAGACCTCAAGCATTGCCACAGGAGTATGTGCAGGTGTCCATACAGTAACCATAACCGATGCCAATGGTTGTAGTATCACAGCAGGATCGGTCTTAACCGAACCTTCAGCCATTAGTTTAATCCCACAAGTACTTTCTAACTACAATGGAGCAGCAATTAGCTGTCCTGGTGAGGCAGATGGCTCTGTAGGCGTAACCGCCGCTGGGGGGAATGGTGGATTTAGCTATATTTGGAGTCCTGCGGGACAAAATACCGCTACCATCAATGGCTTAGTGGAAGGAACCTATTGTGTCACGGTTACGGATGTGGCAGGCTGTCAAGCCGATACTTGTATCAGCATTGTTGATCCTGTTCCTTTAGCGGCTACCTTTAGCCAAGTTGATGTCTTGTGTCATGGAGATGCCAATGGACAAATCTTAGTAAATGCCACTCCTGGAACGGGTACATTGGGAGTGAATGGATATGAATATAAAATTACAGGTCCTGGACAAAGTGGTAATGTCTACAGTGCCATTAATGTTTACAATAACTTAGCAGCAGGATCCTATGTGGTCTTTGTTCGAGATGGAAACAACTGTGAAATTAGTCTTCCGATTGCCATTGCAGAGCCAGCACCCGTCTTAATTGACTCTGTGGTGATCACCGATGCTCTTTGTTTTGGTGCTGCGGATGGAACAGCAATGGCGCATGCCAGTGGTGGAACAGGAACCTATACTTATCGTTGGTCAGATGCTCAGGTAACCAACCCTGCTACGGGCTTAGCCAAAGGTTTGTATACCGTTACGGTAACCGATGCCAATGGTTGTGATCGAGTAGAGGTCTTTAATGTTGGGGAACCAACTGCCTTGACTGGAAACATTACGGCTAATCCAATTCCTTGCTTTGGAGGAACGACTACTGCTACGGCAAGTGGCAGTGGAGGAACCCCCATTGCGTTAACTTCTTATGTTTACAACTGGTCTAATGGCAGTACTTCTGCTACGACCATCGGCTTAACAGCTGGGGTGCATTGTGTGACCATTACCGATGCGAATGCTTGTTCTTTTGTGACGTGTGTCACCCTTACTCAGCCTTCTACTGCTTTAACCGCTAGTATTAGTGCTCAAACGGATGCTACTTGTCATGGCAGTGCTACTGGAACGGCTACTGCACAAGGCAATGGTGGAACCAGTCCTTACACTTACCAATGGGATGCGGCAGCGGCCAACCAAACGAGCCAAACGGCAATTGGGTTAGCTGCTGGAATCTATACAGTAGTCGTAACGGATTCTAACAACTGTACCAACTCTACAACGGTTACCATTAGTGAACCTTCTTTGTTGACGGCTGCCATTACAGCCACTACCAATGCTACTTGTAATGGCGTTGGAACGGGAACTGCTACGGTTGCTGGAACAGGAGGAGTACCTACTTATACTTACCTATGGGCGGATGGACAAACCAATGCTACGGCTACAGGCTTAGTTGGTGGTTCACATCCTGTTACCCTTACCGATGCCAATGGCTGTACGGCGATTGCTACGGCGATAATTACAGAACCTACCGCAGTAGATATTACGGCTATTTTCACCACTCCTGTTGCTTGTAAAGGAGGGGCTACAGGATCGGCTACCTTGAGTATTCAAGGAGGAACGCCAACCAGTGGTTATACCTTCCAATGGTCAGGAGCACCTGGACAAAATAGTATTACAGCTACTGGTTTATCGGCTGGGGTGCATACTGTAACAGCAACCGATGCCAATGGTTGTTTTGATGTGGACACCTTTACGATTTCAGAGCCTGCTCTTGGATTAACGGGCTACTTAACCACTACAGATGCCCTTTGTTTTGGAGCCGCTAGTGGTGAAATTGCTGCGGTTATTACAGGAGGAACAGGAAGCAATTATACCTTTGCTTGGAATAGCAGTCCTAGCCAACATACGGTTGTTGCCGATAGTTTAGCGGCAGGTAATTATACCGTTACGGTAACCGATAGTTTGGGTTGTACCTTGACCTTAACGGGGACGGTTGGAGAGCCTAGTCAATTAGTCGTGACGGCTGGCGTACAGCAAGATGTCACTTGTTTTGGTGGCGACAATGGTATTGCAACCGTACTGACTACGAATGGTGGTGTTCCTACTTATTCTTACGTATGGACCGATCCTAGTGGGCAAGTCAGTACTACTGCTACGAATCTTAGTGCAGGTCCTGTTACGGTAGTAGCGACCGATGCCAATATGTGTACAGCGAGTGCGACGGTTACCATCACAGAGGCAACTCCAATTACGGTAACGGAAAATGTTAGTCCTGTGAGCTGTCATGGTTTAACGGATGGTAGCATTGATATTCTTACTTCGAATAAGGTATTGGTGGGTTACAATTGGTCCAATGGCTTTATCGGCAATCCAAACAATGGCTTGGCTGCTGGGGTTTATGAGCTAACCGTAACCGATGCTACATTCTGTACGGAAAGCTTTAGCTATACCATTACAGAACCTTCTGCAATCAACCTAGATATCCAACAAACAACGGCTATTTTGTGTCATGGGGCAGATAATGCAACCGCTCAGGTAACTCCTACAGGTGGATCACCTGCTTACACCGCAAATTGGAGCCATGGAGCTAGCAGCAGCAGAGTAACCGATTTAGCGCCTGGTTTGTATACTGTTACCATAACCGATAGTAGAGGTTGTATGGCAGATACTAGCATTACTATTGAAGAGCCAGAAGCCTTGACGATTACAGGAACAACCGCTGGAACTTTCTGTGCAGGCGATCAAACGGGAGTTTTAACCGCAATCGGTGCAGGTGGAACGGTATTGAGTGGTTTATTGGAATACAGCATTGATGGAACGACTTGGCAAAATGGAAACATCTTCTCTGGTTTAAGTGCTGGAATTTATACCTTGTCGGTAAAAGATGAAAATGGTTGTGTGGTCGATACAGCTTTGGTTGTAGAAGATGCAGATCCGTTCTTTATTAGCAGCATGACTGGAAATACGACCATTGAATACTTGGATAGTTTGACCATTGAGGCGACCTTAAACGATACCACAGGAGTGCTTTACAGTTGGACACAAATTACAGGGGTGATGGGTGTTGTAACCGATAGCTCTTATAGCTTTGATATTGCTCCTGCTGAAGCTGTGCAGTATGAATTTACCGCCACCAATGCGAATGGTTGTACAGTCGATAGCATTGTGATTATTGATGTTGAAAAACCACGAAGAGCCAATGCGGCTACTGGATTTACGCCTAATGGTGATGGAGTGAATGATTACTTCTTTATTCAAGGAGGGGAGAAAATTCAGGAAGTAGTACTCTTTAGAGTTTATGACAGATGGGGCGAATTGGTCTTTGAAGGCAATAGCTTAGATCCAAATATTGCTACTCAGGGATGGGATGGTATTTTCCGTGGTCAACCTGCTAGTTCAGGCACCTACTCTTGGTATGCTGATGTCTTGTTTAAAGATGGTAAAACTACTCAGATTAAAGGAAATGTTGTTCTATTAAGATAA
- a CDS encoding zinc-dependent metalloprotease, whose product MKQILTILLISIASTIGAQNTWHKCGFDHVIHHLNQQNPGYQQHIDAVFDEAYRIGQQTQHSRTIHTIPVAVHVVWKTASEKVSECKIIEQINILNEDYRRQNADASNLRPIFNSIAADTEIEFRLDTIIWTQSNIDFHSLGPFGGLFPDPTSIDSVKGTSPPLNTDNYLNIWMLNLGSGGLLGYAYPPDSLPNWPAGASAPNSTKEGVVLHYEVVGGPTSITVGGGFGAPPTTINTQGRTATHEVGHYLGLRHIWGDGVNNGGLFPQPSCLADDGIGDTPNCLDRSEFDCDTTKNSCDSTLAGDMPDMIENYMDYSAESCMNSFTLGQKNLMKGVLNSARAGLANAVDKNRPAYDAILNAQPLTVNTGNTCVNTFAATNANASVSIPDAPCMGTIANDVWFSFTATSSDVILEVSNITNVTGNSNAMAYELFAGACDSLTSLACGSTGSSALSGLTTGEVYYVRIYSMSTADSHNFDVCIRNNNVVAIDQLQQIMAKSINISPNPTTGTITIDIDNTVNFEGFVSIKNILGQSISNTIEIDNTNNQLVLSLVNENNGMYLIEVTLNKHKIVKKVLLQK is encoded by the coding sequence ATGAAACAAATTTTAACGATTTTATTAATAAGTATTGCCAGCACTATTGGGGCACAAAATACTTGGCACAAATGTGGTTTTGATCACGTTATTCATCATCTAAATCAACAAAACCCAGGTTACCAACAACATATTGATGCCGTTTTTGATGAAGCCTATCGCATTGGGCAACAGACTCAACACAGTCGTACCATCCACACCATTCCTGTAGCAGTTCATGTCGTTTGGAAAACCGCTAGCGAAAAAGTATCGGAATGTAAAATTATAGAGCAAATTAACATCTTAAACGAAGATTATCGCCGTCAAAATGCAGATGCCAGTAACTTACGCCCTATTTTTAATAGTATTGCAGCAGATACCGAAATAGAATTTCGTCTGGATACAATTATATGGACACAATCTAACATAGATTTTCACAGCTTAGGACCTTTTGGGGGCTTATTTCCCGATCCAACATCTATTGATAGCGTAAAAGGTACTAGCCCTCCCCTTAACACGGATAATTACCTCAATATTTGGATGTTAAATCTTGGTTCTGGTGGACTATTAGGCTATGCCTACCCTCCAGATAGTTTGCCCAATTGGCCAGCAGGTGCTTCTGCCCCTAACTCCACCAAAGAAGGAGTCGTACTCCACTATGAAGTAGTTGGAGGGCCTACAAGCATTACTGTTGGTGGAGGTTTTGGAGCTCCTCCAACCACTATTAATACACAAGGACGTACTGCAACGCATGAAGTAGGGCATTATTTAGGACTGCGCCATATTTGGGGTGATGGAGTTAATAACGGAGGACTTTTCCCTCAGCCTAGTTGTTTAGCAGACGATGGAATTGGAGATACCCCCAATTGCCTTGATCGCTCAGAGTTTGACTGTGACACCACCAAAAACAGTTGCGATTCTACTCTTGCTGGTGATATGCCAGATATGATAGAAAACTACATGGATTATTCTGCCGAATCTTGTATGAATAGCTTTACCCTTGGGCAAAAAAATCTAATGAAAGGAGTCTTGAACAGCGCTCGTGCAGGGTTAGCCAATGCTGTTGATAAAAATCGCCCAGCCTATGATGCGATTCTTAATGCTCAACCTCTAACGGTCAATACTGGAAACACTTGTGTTAACACCTTTGCAGCAACGAACGCCAATGCTTCCGTTTCTATCCCTGATGCTCCTTGTATGGGAACGATCGCAAATGATGTATGGTTTTCATTCACGGCAACCAGTTCAGATGTTATTCTAGAAGTTTCTAACATCACCAATGTGACAGGAAACTCAAACGCTATGGCCTATGAGTTATTTGCAGGCGCTTGCGACAGCTTGACAAGTTTAGCTTGTGGCAGTACGGGGAGTTCTGCTTTATCTGGACTCACTACAGGTGAAGTTTACTATGTTAGAATTTATAGTATGAGTACAGCAGACAGTCACAATTTTGATGTTTGTATTCGCAATAACAATGTGGTTGCAATCGACCAATTGCAACAAATTATGGCAAAAAGCATTAACATTTCTCCCAATCCAACCACAGGAACGATCACTATTGATATAGATAATACGGTTAATTTTGAAGGATTTGTTAGCATCAAAAACATACTAGGCCAGTCGATCTCCAATACCATTGAAATAGACAATACCAATAATCAACTCGTGCTTTCATTAGTCAATGAAAATAATGGCATGTATCTGATAGAGGTAACGCTTAATAAACATAAGATTGTAAAAAAGGTATTGCTTCAAAAATAA